One Methylobacterium sp. AMS5 genomic region harbors:
- a CDS encoding PAS domain S-box protein — MTDSLPFLAGGGAAARMIAERDWSDHPLGPPQTWPESLRTALSLVLNSPESMILAWGPDLHFFFNDTYFPLLGPRLAWAMGERFDRVWADGWDQAKPIIDDAFAGKSRRFEDLPWTLATDRGEAQTWWSFSYSRVLDGEGRIAGLFIFTNETTKRIRTEALQRESEAALRRSESLLAATLEGLPVGVIIADADGRIVHDNAANREIWGVPPLTANWESYGAWVGYWPETGERLRAEEWGMARALLHGETVRSELIEIERFDGGGRRLFLNNAAPIRDGSGAIVGGVVAELDVTQRIEVERRLRESEALARVNAERVQLALSAGAIVGTWFWDLPTDRFTVDEAFARAFGLDPALGREGLSLAQVVETVHPDDKAGLAEAIGEAIARGGAYAYQYRVRRADGRYYWIEANGRVDHAPDGTPLSFPGVLIDVEERRAVAAERDRATALLREKAVEFETLADNIPTLCWMARADGHIYWYNRRWYDYTGTDAESMQGWGWKAVHDPAALPGVTERWQHSIATGQRFEMTFPLRGRDGTFRPFLTRIVPIRDETGTVVRWFGTNTDITDLRAVQDALHRLNETLEEQVAARTAERDQIWQASSDLLAVADFEGRFVSLNPAWSATLGWSEAELKAVPFLDFVHPEDRDVTLAAAAGLARGEMQLGFENRYRTRDGDYRWFSWNTVPRQGLIYASVRDVTAIKGQARALAEAEEALRQSQKMEAVGQLTGGLAHDFNNLLAGISGSLELMQTRIAQGRLKDVDRYMGAAQGAAKRAAALTHRLLAFSRRQTLDPRPTDVNRLVMGMEDLIRRTVGPTITIEVVGAAGLWPSLVDPPQLENALLNLCINARDAMPEGGRITIETANKWLDAHAAHQHDVPPGQYLSLCVTDTGTGMTPDVRAKAFDPFFTTKPTGQGTGLGLSMIYGFAKQTGGQVRIYSELGQGTTVCIYLPRFHGEAEALDPLGPLVDAPRAEHGETVLVVDDEPTVRMLVTEVLEDLGYNAIEAADSASGLKVLQSDVRIDLLISDVGLPGGMNGRQMADAGRLSRPDLKVLFITGYAENAAVGNGHLEPGMAVLTKPFVVETLGLRIREIIARG; from the coding sequence ATGACCGACTCACTCCCGTTCCTGGCCGGCGGCGGCGCGGCCGCCCGCATGATCGCCGAGCGCGACTGGTCGGATCATCCCCTCGGGCCCCCGCAGACCTGGCCGGAATCCCTGCGCACGGCGCTCAGCCTCGTGCTGAACTCGCCCGAGAGCATGATCCTGGCCTGGGGCCCGGATCTGCACTTCTTCTTCAACGACACCTACTTCCCGTTGCTCGGGCCGCGCCTCGCCTGGGCCATGGGCGAGCGCTTCGACCGGGTCTGGGCCGACGGCTGGGATCAGGCCAAGCCGATCATCGACGACGCCTTCGCCGGCAAGAGCCGCCGCTTCGAGGATCTGCCCTGGACGCTCGCCACCGACCGAGGCGAGGCACAGACGTGGTGGAGCTTCTCCTACTCGCGGGTGCTCGACGGGGAGGGCCGCATCGCCGGCCTGTTCATCTTCACCAACGAGACGACGAAGCGCATCCGCACGGAAGCGCTGCAGCGGGAGAGCGAGGCGGCCCTGCGCCGAAGCGAGTCCCTCCTGGCCGCGACCCTGGAGGGGCTGCCGGTCGGCGTGATCATCGCCGACGCCGACGGGCGGATCGTGCACGACAACGCCGCCAACCGCGAGATCTGGGGCGTGCCGCCGCTGACCGCGAACTGGGAAAGCTACGGCGCTTGGGTCGGCTACTGGCCGGAGACGGGCGAGCGCCTGCGCGCCGAGGAATGGGGCATGGCCCGCGCCCTGCTGCACGGCGAGACCGTCCGCAGCGAACTCATCGAGATCGAGCGCTTCGACGGCGGCGGGCGGCGGCTGTTCCTCAACAACGCCGCGCCGATCCGCGACGGATCGGGCGCCATCGTCGGCGGCGTGGTGGCCGAACTCGACGTGACCCAGCGGATCGAGGTCGAGCGGCGCCTGCGGGAGAGCGAGGCGCTCGCCCGCGTCAACGCCGAGCGGGTCCAGCTCGCGCTCTCGGCCGGCGCGATCGTCGGCACGTGGTTCTGGGATCTGCCCACCGACCGCTTCACCGTGGACGAGGCCTTCGCCCGCGCCTTCGGCCTCGATCCGGCGCTCGGCCGCGAGGGCTTGAGCCTCGCCCAGGTGGTCGAGACGGTCCATCCCGACGACAAGGCCGGGCTGGCAGAAGCGATCGGCGAGGCCATCGCCCGCGGCGGCGCCTACGCCTACCAGTACCGGGTGCGCCGCGCCGACGGGCGCTATTACTGGATCGAGGCCAACGGCCGGGTCGACCACGCGCCCGACGGCACGCCGCTCAGCTTTCCCGGCGTGCTCATCGACGTGGAGGAGCGTCGCGCCGTCGCGGCCGAGCGTGACCGGGCCACTGCGCTCCTGCGCGAGAAGGCGGTGGAGTTCGAGACCCTGGCCGACAACATTCCGACCCTGTGCTGGATGGCCCGGGCCGACGGCCATATCTACTGGTACAACCGCAGATGGTATGATTACACCGGTACCGATGCCGAGAGCATGCAGGGCTGGGGCTGGAAGGCGGTGCACGATCCCGCCGCGCTGCCGGGCGTGACCGAACGCTGGCAGCACTCCATCGCCACGGGCCAGCGCTTCGAGATGACCTTCCCGCTGCGCGGCCGGGACGGCACGTTCCGCCCCTTCCTGACCCGCATCGTGCCGATCCGCGACGAGACCGGCACCGTCGTGCGCTGGTTCGGCACCAACACCGACATCACCGATCTGCGAGCGGTCCAGGATGCCCTGCACCGGCTCAACGAGACCCTGGAGGAGCAGGTCGCCGCCCGCACCGCCGAGCGCGACCAGATCTGGCAGGCATCGAGCGACCTTCTGGCCGTGGCCGATTTCGAGGGCCGCTTCGTCAGCCTCAACCCGGCCTGGAGCGCCACGCTGGGCTGGAGCGAGGCCGAGTTGAAGGCGGTCCCCTTCCTCGATTTCGTCCATCCCGAGGATCGGGACGTGACGCTCGCGGCCGCCGCTGGCCTCGCCCGCGGTGAGATGCAGCTCGGCTTCGAGAACCGCTACCGGACCCGCGACGGGGATTACCGCTGGTTCTCCTGGAACACCGTGCCGCGCCAGGGGCTCATCTACGCCTCGGTGCGCGACGTCACCGCGATCAAGGGGCAGGCCCGCGCCCTGGCCGAGGCCGAGGAGGCCCTGCGCCAGTCGCAGAAGATGGAGGCGGTGGGCCAGCTCACCGGCGGCCTCGCCCACGACTTCAACAACCTGCTCGCCGGCATTTCGGGGAGCCTGGAGCTGATGCAGACCCGCATTGCCCAAGGCCGGCTCAAGGATGTCGACCGCTACATGGGCGCCGCCCAAGGAGCGGCCAAGCGCGCCGCCGCGCTGACCCACCGCCTGCTCGCCTTCTCCCGCCGCCAGACGCTGGACCCGAGGCCCACCGACGTGAACCGGCTGGTGATGGGGATGGAGGATCTGATCCGCCGCACGGTCGGTCCCACCATCACCATCGAGGTGGTGGGGGCGGCCGGGCTCTGGCCCTCCCTCGTCGATCCGCCGCAGCTCGAGAACGCGCTGCTCAACCTCTGCATCAACGCCCGCGACGCGATGCCCGAGGGCGGGCGCATCACCATCGAGACCGCCAACAAGTGGCTCGACGCCCATGCCGCGCACCAGCACGACGTTCCGCCGGGCCAGTACCTCTCGCTGTGCGTGACCGATACCGGCACCGGCATGACCCCCGACGTGCGGGCCAAGGCGTTCGACCCGTTCTTCACGACCAAGCCCACCGGCCAGGGCACGGGTCTCGGCCTGTCGATGATCTACGGCTTCGCCAAGCAGACGGGCGGGCAGGTGCGGATCTACTCCGAACTCGGCCAGGGCACGACGGTCTGCATCTACCTGCCCCGTTTCCACGGCGAGGCGGAGGCGCTCGATCCGCTCGGCCCCCTGGTCGATGCGCCGCGCGCCGAGCACGGCGAGACGGTGCTCGTGGTCGATGACGAACCGACCGTGCGGATGCTGGTGACGGAGGTGCTGGAAGACCTCGGCTACAACGCGATCGAGGCCGCCGACAGCGCCAGCGGCCTCAAGGTGCTGCAATCGGACGTGCGCATCGACCTGCTCATCTCCGATGTCGGCCTCCCCGGCGGCATGAACGGCCGCCAGATGGCCGATGCGGGCCGTCTCTCGCGCCCCGACCTCAAGGTGCTGTTCATCACCGGCTATGCCGAGAACGCGGCGGTGGGCAACGGCCACCTCGAGCCCGGCATGGCGGTGCTGACCAAGCCGTTCGTGGTCGAGACCCTGGGCCTGCGCATCCGCGAGATCATCGCGCGGGGATAA
- a CDS encoding EamA family transporter: MTAFFYALTVLIWGTTWIAIKNQLGAVPVEVSIAYRFALAGSVLFLALVAMRRFQPIALRHQPFVALQAVCLFSCNFLCFYNATIYVPSGIVAVVFSAATIFNMANAFLIHRRKPEGRVLGGAMLGVAGIACLFWETVTSTQFGADTAFGLGLALLGTWFFSVGNLVSARNQRHGLQVASVNAWAMLYGAGIVSLVALAQSIPFAFETSPTYVGSLLYLAIPGSVIGFTTYLTVVHRLGPERAASMTMLFPVVALTISVFAESYRVTPLVGLGLLFVLLGNGLVLGRWHRPAAQRPMAKA, encoded by the coding sequence GTGACCGCCTTCTTCTATGCGCTGACCGTCCTGATCTGGGGCACGACTTGGATCGCTATCAAGAACCAGCTCGGGGCCGTGCCCGTCGAGGTCTCGATCGCGTACCGCTTCGCGCTGGCCGGATCGGTGCTGTTCCTGGCTTTGGTCGCGATGCGGCGCTTCCAACCCATTGCCCTTCGCCATCAGCCCTTCGTCGCGCTTCAGGCCGTCTGCCTCTTCTCGTGCAACTTCCTGTGTTTCTACAACGCGACGATCTACGTCCCGAGCGGCATCGTCGCGGTGGTGTTCTCGGCGGCCACGATCTTCAACATGGCGAACGCCTTCCTGATCCATCGCCGCAAGCCGGAGGGCCGGGTTCTGGGCGGGGCGATGCTCGGCGTTGCCGGGATTGCCTGCTTATTCTGGGAAACGGTGACGAGCACGCAATTCGGCGCCGACACGGCCTTCGGCTTAGGTTTGGCGCTGCTCGGCACGTGGTTCTTTTCCGTCGGCAACCTCGTCTCGGCCCGCAACCAGCGCCATGGCCTGCAGGTCGCGTCGGTGAATGCCTGGGCGATGCTGTACGGGGCCGGGATCGTGTCGCTCGTCGCTCTCGCGCAGAGCATCCCTTTCGCCTTCGAAACCTCACCCACCTATGTCGGATCTCTCCTCTATCTCGCCATCCCCGGCTCAGTGATCGGCTTCACCACCTACCTCACCGTCGTTCACCGCCTCGGACCGGAGCGGGCGGCCTCGATGACCATGCTCTTTCCGGTCGTCGCCCTGACGATCTCGGTCTTTGCCGAAAGCTACCGGGTCACGCCGTTGGTCGGCTTGGGCCTCCTGTTCGTGCTCCTCGGCAACGGGCTTGTTCTCGGGCGATGGCACCGCCCGGCTGCTCAACGTCCCATGGCGAAAGCCTGA
- a CDS encoding AraC family transcriptional regulator produces MERPSPSVARTLSRTGAHLMRSGTIGRGLSLAEWSNRDNQARYDRPDHHTLSIYLDGGERVVREDRHLSGGGPDKLCLLPAGHESRWHIGGSLRMFHLYIEPDVLAYRALTAFDVDPRRIHVQDLTFSDDPAMAMIVRGGVIPLDWTEGGDGPALDAACHLLVHRLLRQYAKTAGPAPLRGGLSPTTRRRITALIEAHLDEPLTLDRLAAEARLSTFHFAKMFRVSFGMPPHRYLGARRIERAKQLLRGEPVGLAEVALACGYASQSHFTRVFKTATQVTPGEWKKRS; encoded by the coding sequence ATGGAACGCCCGTCCCCCAGCGTTGCCCGCACCCTCTCCCGGACCGGCGCGCACCTGATGCGGTCGGGAACGATCGGGCGCGGACTCTCGCTCGCCGAGTGGAGCAACCGCGACAACCAAGCCCGTTACGATCGGCCCGATCACCACACGCTCAGCATCTATCTCGACGGAGGCGAGCGCGTCGTGCGCGAAGACCGGCATTTGTCGGGCGGCGGGCCGGACAAGCTCTGCCTCTTGCCTGCCGGACACGAGAGCCGCTGGCACATCGGCGGATCGCTTCGGATGTTCCACCTTTATATCGAGCCTGACGTGCTCGCCTATCGGGCGTTGACGGCCTTTGACGTCGATCCGCGCCGGATCCACGTTCAAGACCTGACCTTCTCCGACGATCCCGCGATGGCGATGATCGTTCGCGGTGGCGTGATACCACTCGACTGGACGGAGGGAGGCGATGGCCCGGCGCTCGATGCCGCCTGCCACCTCCTCGTTCACCGCCTCCTACGGCAATACGCCAAGACCGCGGGGCCGGCGCCCCTCCGCGGTGGCCTGTCGCCCACGACGCGGCGACGGATTACAGCGTTGATCGAAGCGCATCTGGACGAGCCGCTGACGCTCGATCGATTGGCCGCCGAGGCTCGCCTCAGCACGTTCCACTTTGCCAAGATGTTTCGGGTCAGCTTCGGCATGCCCCCGCATCGCTATCTCGGCGCACGGCGCATCGAACGGGCAAAACAGCTCTTGAGAGGGGAACCGGTCGGACTGGCCGAAGTGGCGCTGGCCTGCGGCTATGCCTCGCAGAGCCACTTCACGCGCGTCTTCAAGACCGCGACCCAGGTGACGCCCGGCGAATGGAAAAAGCGATCGTGA
- a CDS encoding DUF4159 domain-containing protein, translated as MFGIPLTFAAPLALAALVALPALWILLRVTPPRPRRIHFPPLALMADLLPKRETPARTPPWLLILRILAAACLILAVAGPVWNPGGIGAASGRNPLLLILDNGVAAAHDWRDRLRAATDEIEAAARDGRPVALVASAEPPAPFEAKAPAAALERLRAITPRPHLGGRGAHLPAIGTFLERVPGASIVWISDGVRGVGEADFATSLGEMATRHGSAVTVLKAERSPALALEGSPVQPGEKLSAQVLRAEGNGRDAGLVRALDQKGLPLAESRFTLEPEARETRVSFDLPVELRNAIARLEIEGERSAGAVVLMDERGKRRRVGLVFGGTLDQAQPLLAPTYYLAKALNPFADVQQPRGGQGTAESIGQMLDNQVSVLALADVGALDDRTLARVAQFVDEGGLLLRFAGPRLAAGNDPLVPVRLRRGGRSLGGTLSWDRPRTLAAFAPESPFAGLNPPADISVRRQILAEPDGDLPGKTWAALEDGTPIVTAQKRGQGLVVLFHVTADTTWSNLPLSGLFVDMLRRVVGLAGPSAKLGEGDGRQAKAALLAPRLTLDGFGALGSPPASATAVPADFADRAGPEHPPGFYGTAEGGIAVNALAPGDRLQPLDLTGLKGARTGSLAGAETLDLRAFLFTLALALLALDTLAGLWLGGFFRSFGRGSHGKAAPAALLLPALLGLALACTPLPVRAQEPPANRPNGIESALATRLAFVVTGDAATDTASRAGLSGLSQMLAARTALEPGEPAGLNPEKDELAFYPLIYWPIVAGRPQPSEAAIRKIDAFMRNGGTVIFDTRDAQTARPGGPPSPEAAYLRKMLATLEVPELEPVPADHVLTKAFYLVDSFPGRLSTGQTWVETLPPAGEGGERRPARAGDGVTPLIITGNDLAAAWAVGRNGEPLYPVTGGDQRQREMAFRGGINIVIYTLTGNYKADQVHVPALLERLGQ; from the coding sequence TTGTTCGGGATTCCGCTCACCTTCGCCGCCCCCCTCGCGCTGGCCGCCCTCGTCGCGCTGCCGGCCCTGTGGATCCTGCTGCGGGTCACGCCGCCGCGCCCGCGCCGCATCCACTTCCCGCCGCTGGCGCTGATGGCCGACCTGCTGCCCAAGCGCGAGACGCCGGCCCGCACGCCGCCCTGGCTCCTGATCCTGCGTATCCTCGCCGCCGCCTGCCTGATCCTCGCTGTGGCCGGGCCGGTTTGGAATCCCGGCGGCATCGGTGCCGCCTCGGGGCGCAACCCGCTGCTCCTCATCCTCGACAACGGTGTCGCTGCCGCCCACGATTGGCGCGACCGCCTGCGCGCGGCGACCGACGAGATCGAGGCCGCCGCCCGCGACGGGCGCCCGGTGGCACTGGTGGCGAGCGCCGAGCCCCCCGCGCCGTTCGAGGCGAAGGCCCCGGCCGCCGCGCTGGAGCGCCTGCGCGCGATCACACCGCGCCCGCATCTCGGTGGCCGCGGGGCGCACCTGCCCGCGATCGGCACCTTCCTCGAGCGGGTGCCGGGCGCCTCGATCGTCTGGATCAGCGACGGCGTGCGCGGCGTGGGCGAGGCCGATTTTGCCACGTCCCTCGGCGAGATGGCGACCCGCCACGGCAGCGCGGTGACCGTGCTGAAGGCCGAGCGATCCCCGGCGCTGGCGCTCGAAGGCTCCCCCGTGCAGCCGGGCGAAAAGCTCTCGGCGCAGGTGCTGCGGGCCGAAGGAAACGGCCGCGATGCGGGGCTGGTGCGGGCGCTCGACCAGAAGGGCCTGCCGCTCGCCGAGAGCCGCTTCACCCTGGAGCCGGAGGCACGCGAGACGCGTGTCAGCTTCGACCTGCCGGTGGAACTGCGCAACGCCATCGCCCGCCTCGAGATCGAGGGCGAGCGCTCGGCCGGCGCCGTGGTGCTGATGGACGAGCGCGGCAAGCGCCGCCGGGTCGGCCTCGTCTTCGGCGGCACCCTCGATCAGGCCCAGCCGCTGCTCGCGCCGACCTACTACCTCGCCAAGGCGCTGAACCCCTTCGCCGACGTGCAGCAGCCCCGCGGCGGCCAGGGCACGGCCGAATCCATCGGCCAGATGCTCGACAATCAGGTCTCGGTTCTGGCGCTCGCCGATGTCGGCGCGCTGGACGACCGGACGCTGGCGCGGGTGGCGCAGTTCGTGGACGAGGGCGGGCTGCTGCTGCGCTTCGCCGGCCCCCGCCTCGCCGCCGGCAACGACCCGCTCGTGCCGGTGCGCCTGCGCCGGGGCGGGCGATCCCTCGGCGGCACCCTCTCCTGGGACCGGCCGCGCACGCTCGCGGCGTTTGCCCCCGAGAGCCCCTTCGCCGGCCTGAACCCGCCGGCCGATATCAGCGTGCGCCGCCAGATCCTCGCCGAGCCCGATGGCGACCTGCCGGGCAAGACCTGGGCGGCGCTTGAGGACGGCACGCCCATCGTCACGGCGCAGAAGCGGGGGCAGGGGCTCGTGGTGCTGTTTCATGTGACCGCCGACACGACATGGTCGAACCTGCCCCTGTCGGGCCTGTTCGTGGACATGCTGCGCCGGGTCGTCGGGCTCGCCGGCCCGTCGGCCAAGCTCGGCGAGGGCGACGGGCGCCAGGCGAAGGCCGCTCTGCTGGCGCCGCGCCTGACCCTCGACGGCTTCGGTGCGCTCGGTTCGCCGCCCGCGAGCGCGACTGCGGTGCCGGCCGATTTCGCCGACCGCGCCGGCCCCGAACACCCGCCCGGCTTCTACGGCACGGCGGAGGGCGGCATCGCCGTCAACGCCCTGGCGCCCGGCGATCGGCTCCAGCCCCTCGACCTCACCGGCCTCAAGGGCGCCCGCACGGGTTCGCTCGCCGGCGCCGAGACACTGGATCTGCGCGCGTTCCTGTTCACCCTCGCCCTCGCGTTGCTGGCCCTCGATACCCTGGCCGGCCTCTGGCTCGGCGGATTTTTTCGCAGTTTCGGTCGAGGGTCACACGGAAAGGCCGCACCGGCCGCCCTGCTTCTGCCGGCGCTGCTCGGCCTTGCGCTGGCCTGCACCCCGTTGCCGGTGCGGGCACAGGAGCCACCGGCCAACCGGCCGAACGGCATCGAGTCGGCGCTCGCCACCCGCCTCGCCTTCGTCGTCACGGGCGACGCCGCGACGGATACGGCGAGCCGGGCGGGCCTGTCGGGCCTGAGCCAGATGCTCGCCGCCCGCACCGCCCTGGAACCCGGCGAGCCCGCGGGCCTCAATCCGGAGAAGGACGAACTCGCCTTCTACCCGCTGATCTACTGGCCGATCGTCGCCGGCCGTCCGCAGCCGAGCGAGGCGGCGATCCGCAAGATCGACGCCTTCATGCGCAACGGCGGCACGGTGATCTTCGACACCCGCGATGCCCAGACCGCCCGCCCCGGCGGCCCGCCGAGCCCTGAGGCGGCGTATCTCCGCAAGATGCTCGCCACCCTCGAAGTGCCGGAGCTGGAGCCGGTGCCGGCCGACCACGTGCTCACCAAGGCGTTCTACCTCGTGGATTCCTTCCCCGGCCGGCTCAGTACCGGACAGACCTGGGTCGAGACGCTTCCGCCCGCGGGCGAGGGCGGCGAGCGCCGTCCGGCCCGGGCCGGCGACGGCGTCACCCCGCTCATCATCACCGGCAACGACCTCGCCGCCGCCTGGGCGGTGGGCCGCAACGGCGAGCCGCTCTACCCCGTCACCGGCGGCGACCAGCGCCAGCGCGAGATGGCGTTCCGCGGCGGCATCAACATCGTGATCTACACCCTGACCGGGAACTACAAGGCCGATCAGGTCCACGTGCCGGCGTTGCTGGAGCGGTTGGGACAGTGA
- a CDS encoding DUF58 domain-containing protein, translated as MASTRLVEAESRRPGGPETGGALALAEVMPRLVLESRRVSGTLAHGLHGRRRAGPGESFWQFRPFVPGEAAARVDWRRSARDDRLYVREREWEAAHNIWIWIDRSASMGFASDLAQTSKVERALVLGLALADTFVEGGERVGLLGLTRSSATRGIVERLAQALVNDRAGLTQDLPPAATPGRFDEVVLISDFLTPLDRVRSAVQTISARGTHGHLVLVADPVEETFPFTGQAVLHDPEGGLSLDIGEAGAWGEAYRTRIAAHRDGLSEIARQRGWTLTIHRTDRPASEAALRLLTLVAAARGLG; from the coding sequence ATGGCCTCCACCCGGCTCGTCGAGGCCGAGAGCCGCCGCCCCGGCGGTCCCGAGACCGGTGGCGCCCTGGCGCTCGCCGAGGTGATGCCGCGGCTCGTGCTCGAATCGCGGCGCGTCTCCGGCACCCTGGCGCACGGCCTGCATGGCCGCCGCCGCGCGGGGCCGGGCGAGAGCTTCTGGCAGTTCCGCCCCTTCGTGCCCGGCGAGGCCGCGGCGCGGGTCGACTGGCGCCGCTCCGCCCGCGACGACCGGCTCTACGTGCGCGAGCGCGAGTGGGAGGCGGCCCACAACATCTGGATCTGGATCGACCGCTCCGCCTCCATGGGCTTCGCCTCGGACCTCGCCCAGACCTCCAAGGTCGAGCGGGCCCTAGTGCTGGGGTTGGCGCTGGCCGATACCTTCGTCGAGGGCGGCGAGCGCGTCGGCCTGCTCGGGCTCACCCGCTCCAGCGCGACCCGTGGCATCGTGGAGCGGCTCGCCCAGGCGCTCGTGAACGACCGGGCCGGCCTGACCCAGGACCTGCCGCCGGCAGCCACGCCCGGCCGGTTCGACGAAGTGGTGCTGATCAGCGATTTCCTCACGCCGCTGGATCGGGTGCGCAGCGCCGTGCAGACGATCTCGGCGCGCGGCACCCACGGCCATCTCGTGCTGGTGGCCGATCCGGTGGAGGAGACCTTCCCCTTCACCGGCCAGGCGGTGCTGCACGATCCCGAGGGCGGCCTCAGCCTCGACATCGGCGAGGCGGGCGCCTGGGGCGAGGCTTATCGCACCCGCATCGCGGCCCATCGCGACGGCCTGTCCGAGATCGCCCGGCAGCGGGGCTGGACGCTGACGATCCACCGGACCGACCGGCCGGCGAGCGAGGCGGCCCTGCGGCTGCTGACGCTCGTCGCCGCCGCGCGCGGCCTCGGCTGA
- a CDS encoding MoxR family ATPase, with protein MAQGAGSASTTSLDDGIVATAETCLAAIEQAREAIHGVIFGQEKIVDLALVTILAGGHGLLVGLPGLAKTKLVETLGTVLGLDARRVQFTPDLMPSDILGTEILDEDAERRRSFRFVKGPVFTQLLMADEINRASPRTQSALLQAMQEHFVSVAGERHDLPRPFHVLATQNPIEQEGTYPLPEAQLDRFLLEIDVGYPDRAAERRILIETTGVEDARAKTVMTTEQLLTAQRLVRRLPVGDAVVDAILDLVRSARPEGGDPSVGKKLLWGPGPRASQALTLAVRARALIEGRVAPSVADVKALAEPVLKHRMAVTFAARADGETVTGLIGQLAAKL; from the coding sequence ATGGCACAGGGCGCCGGATCGGCCAGCACGACGAGCCTCGACGACGGGATCGTCGCCACCGCCGAGACCTGCCTCGCCGCGATCGAGCAGGCGCGGGAGGCGATCCACGGCGTCATCTTCGGCCAGGAGAAGATCGTCGATCTGGCGCTGGTCACGATTCTGGCCGGCGGCCACGGCCTCCTCGTCGGCCTGCCGGGCCTGGCCAAGACCAAGCTGGTCGAGACGCTGGGCACCGTGCTCGGTCTCGACGCCCGCCGCGTGCAGTTCACGCCGGACCTGATGCCCTCCGACATCCTGGGCACCGAGATCCTCGATGAGGATGCCGAGCGCCGCCGCTCGTTCCGCTTCGTCAAGGGCCCGGTCTTCACCCAGCTCCTGATGGCCGACGAGATCAACCGCGCCAGCCCGCGCACGCAATCGGCGCTGCTCCAGGCGATGCAGGAGCATTTCGTCTCGGTGGCGGGCGAGCGCCACGACCTGCCGCGCCCCTTCCACGTGCTGGCGACGCAGAACCCGATCGAGCAGGAGGGCACCTACCCGCTGCCCGAGGCGCAGCTCGACCGCTTCCTCTTGGAGATCGATGTCGGCTACCCCGACCGCGCCGCCGAGCGCCGCATCCTGATCGAGACGACGGGCGTCGAGGACGCGCGGGCCAAGACCGTGATGACCACCGAGCAGTTGCTCACGGCCCAGCGCCTCGTGCGGCGCCTGCCGGTGGGCGATGCCGTTGTCGACGCCATCCTCGACCTCGTGCGCTCGGCGCGTCCCGAGGGCGGCGATCCGTCGGTTGGCAAGAAGCTGCTCTGGGGGCCGGGCCCCCGCGCCAGTCAGGCGCTGACGCTGGCCGTGCGCGCCCGCGCGCTGATCGAGGGCCGGGTCGCCCCCTCCGTCGCCGACGTGAAGGCGCTTGCCGAGCCGGTGCTCAAGCACCGCATGGCGGTGACCTTCGCGGCGCGCGCCGACGGCGAGACGGTGACCGGCCTGATCGGCCAGCTCGCCGCGAAACTCTGA
- a CDS encoding PaaI family thioesterase yields MTDEERAVFPEGWEAFTDPGFIAHVGPVYHRTVEGTKAFAFRTDERHGNLVGIVHGGALLTFADRALSIVVRDACDGARAVTIEMSSQFVGAAQIGDLIETVPEIVRKTASLVFVRGTLTSGGRPLAAVTGIWKVLRDKPGDKS; encoded by the coding sequence ATGACGGACGAGGAGCGCGCGGTCTTCCCCGAGGGGTGGGAGGCTTTCACCGATCCGGGCTTCATCGCCCATGTCGGGCCGGTCTATCACCGGACGGTCGAGGGCACGAAAGCGTTCGCCTTCCGCACCGACGAGCGGCACGGCAACCTCGTCGGCATCGTCCATGGCGGCGCGCTGCTCACCTTCGCCGACCGGGCGCTCAGCATCGTCGTGCGCGACGCCTGCGACGGGGCCCGCGCGGTGACGATCGAGATGTCGAGCCAGTTCGTCGGCGCGGCCCAGATCGGCGACCTGATCGAGACGGTGCCGGAGATCGTGCGGAAAACCGCGTCCCTCGTCTTCGTGCGCGGCACGCTCACCAGCGGCGGCCGGCCGCTGGCGGCGGTGACGGGAATCTGGAAGGTTCTGCGGGACAAGCCCGGCGACAAGTCATGA
- a CDS encoding DUF1285 domain-containing protein, giving the protein MTQSTPDDPALARLSAALGEIGKRGLPPVERWNPEHCGEIDIRIAADGTWFHDGSAIRRPKLVKLFASILRKEPDGSTVLVTPAEKVRITVEDAAFAAVEMAVEGEGEGRRIAFRTNVDDLVPADAEHRLRFEDGAEGLKPYIHVRRDLWALVSRPLTYDLVEMGEEREIDGQRWFGLWAGGHFHRIAPAEAA; this is encoded by the coding sequence ATGACCCAGAGCACACCCGACGATCCGGCGCTCGCCCGCCTCAGCGCCGCCCTCGGCGAGATCGGCAAACGCGGCCTGCCTCCGGTTGAGCGCTGGAATCCGGAGCATTGCGGCGAGATCGACATCCGCATCGCCGCCGACGGCACGTGGTTCCACGACGGCTCGGCGATCCGTCGGCCGAAGCTGGTCAAGCTCTTCGCCTCGATCCTGCGCAAGGAGCCCGACGGCTCGACCGTGCTCGTCACACCGGCCGAGAAAGTCCGCATCACCGTCGAGGATGCGGCATTCGCAGCCGTGGAAATGGCGGTGGAGGGCGAGGGCGAAGGCCGCCGCATCGCCTTCCGCACCAACGTGGACGACCTCGTCCCGGCCGATGCCGAGCATCGCTTGCGCTTCGAGGACGGGGCGGAGGGTCTCAAGCCCTACATCCATGTCCGCCGCGACCTCTGGGCCCTGGTGAGCCGCCCCCTGACCTACGATCTCGTGGAGATGGGCGAGGAGCGCGAGATCGACGGGCAGAGGTGGTTCGGGCTCTGGGCCGGGGGGCATTTCCACCGCATCGCCCCGGCAGAGGCGGCGTGA